A segment of the Ipomoea triloba cultivar NCNSP0323 chromosome 1, ASM357664v1 genome:
CCCTTCCAGCCCTAAAAGGAAGAACACCTGTCCAGTGTTATTCTGACTTCATGAGGGCTTTCAGAGACAGATTTGAGCACTTGCTCGGTGACACTATAGTGGTAAGTGTCTATACTTGTATTTGCCAGAcaatattgaattattgagGTATGCTTTAATTTGTGTAAATTAAGGtttcttatattttttcaatttaggaAATTCAAGTTGGCATGGGTCCAGCTGGAGAGCTTCGTTATCCTTCATATCCAGAGCAGAATGGGACATGGAAATTCCCTGGAATTGGGGCTTTTCAGTGCTTTGATAAGGTATTATATTAGATTAACTCAATCTTTAGAATATACTTGCACAGGCAGTTTAGTTGATTTTTCGGTAGTAAACATACACTCAATGTATTGAGGTGTTTGTGTGAACTAGTTACTCGTCAATGGATGGTTTCTGTGATTTATCCTTCTATCATCTTTTCGGAAAGTCTTGGGGCCCTAGAGGATGCAATTTGTGTAGTGTTTCTCACATGGTGTTTATGCCATGTTTCCAGTACATGATTAGCAGCCTGAGAGCCACAGCAGAATCAATTGGAAAGCCAGAATGGGGGCATAGTGGCCCGACAGACGCTGGCCACTACAACAACTGGCCAGAAGACACAAACTTTTTCAGGAAAGAAGGCGGTTGGACCACTCCATACGGCGAATTCTTCCTCTCTTGGTACTCCCAGATGCTCCTGGACCACGGCGAGAGAATCCTGCAATCAGCCAACGCCATATTCGACAACACGGGCGTCAAAATCTCAGTAAAAATCGCCGGAATCCACTGGCACTACGGAACCCGATCCCACGCCCCGGAGCTCACCGCAGGCTACTACAACACCCGTTTCCGAGACGGCTATCTCCCCATCGCCCAAATGCTCGCCCGTCACGGCGCCATCTTCAACTTCACCTGCATCGAGATGCGCGATCACGAGCAGCCCCAGGACGCCCAGTGCGCCCCAGAAAAACTGGTCAGGCAAGTAGCCTTAGCCACCCAAGAAGCCAAGGTCCCCCTCGCCGGGGAGAACGCACTCCCACGCTACGACGATTACGCGCACGAACAGATACTCAGAGCATCGGCGTTGAGCATCGACGAAAAATCGGGTGATCGAGAAATGTGTGCGTTTACTTACTTAAGAATGAACCCGGATTTGTTCCAGGCTGATAACTGGAGAAGGTTTGTGGCGTTCGTGAAGAAAATGAAGGAAGGTAAAGATGTGCATAAGTGTTGGGAGGAAGTGGAAAGGGAAGCTGAGCATTTTGTGCACATAACTCAGCCATTGGTGCACGAAGCCGCCGCCGCCCTCATGCATTAATTAGAGCTTCACCACGATCATCTCTATTGTTGTATTTCGATCTTCCATCtgtattttaaaatgtataatagtGTAAGATAAAAAGAGGGATTCATGATTCCCTTTAAAATAATATTGCGATGCATGGAAAATTTTAAATCCTTAATTTATATTAAACATTTTTCTATCTCCTTCAACATTACAATTACAATTGGTTAGATATATACCCTTCACTTGATAATTACAAagttgtaataataatctatggataattttaaattaatttatgtataatttgaacaattttataaaatattcaaattatttgtagGCTCACATATTCTTTTGGATAATTATAAACTCAAGTAACTTGTAATATTCTGTTTCTTCgacaaattattaataataaataatatgataGCGTAAAGAGGATCAAATAAGATTTACGTATATCTAAAATTAGGCTACCGAAAGTTGGattaataagtatttatatgaatgtAATGTCTTTtcatgaaatattaataaatacccCGTATGTTATAATTTCATATAAGTGGTGGGGATATGATGTTTACCAGACcaaaagtatattttttaaaaattattttagagcATTTGGAATGCTTAcaagaattgataatttgacGGGTAGGTAATTATCTTATTCATAGTTTGAACTACGTTACTTAACtactttatacaaaaaaaaattaaattctataactataaatgaAAGTAAGCATTAATGTTAAAACTTGAAAGTCAATCCACATGTGTGATGAATATTGGAactttttttaatcataaaaaTTGTATTGTAATATCAATTTTATGATCTTTGGTGTGTTATTGATtctaatatcaaattaaaacatatatgtAGGtgttctatctcaactaaaaagttaaagtgata
Coding sequences within it:
- the LOC116024526 gene encoding beta-amylase 1, chloroplastic, translating into MAMSLPHQLTAISGTPIAVEAGTVSGEGPAKASVVTSAFWKNPAGNLRVSVQKSGAEVDRVSPSPPLSPVRGGLRPDLTAACQALMEAPTVEREYKIGDLGHEKGKGVPVFVMMPLDSVKMDHTVNRRKAMNASLQALKSAGVEGVMMDVWWGLVEKDSPSEYNWGGYAELLEMAKKHGLKVQAVMSFHQCGGNVGDSCTIPLPRWVIEEMEKDPDLAYTDQWGRRNYEYVSLGCDTLPALKGRTPVQCYSDFMRAFRDRFEHLLGDTIVEIQVGMGPAGELRYPSYPEQNGTWKFPGIGAFQCFDKYMISSLRATAESIGKPEWGHSGPTDAGHYNNWPEDTNFFRKEGGWTTPYGEFFLSWYSQMLLDHGERILQSANAIFDNTGVKISVKIAGIHWHYGTRSHAPELTAGYYNTRFRDGYLPIAQMLARHGAIFNFTCIEMRDHEQPQDAQCAPEKLVRQVALATQEAKVPLAGENALPRYDDYAHEQILRASALSIDEKSGDREMCAFTYLRMNPDLFQADNWRRFVAFVKKMKEGKDVHKCWEEVEREAEHFVHITQPLVHEAAAALMH